A stretch of Pseudomonas sp. LRP2-20 DNA encodes these proteins:
- a CDS encoding LysE family translocator, translated as MTELIAVALFTLLAVISPGADFALVTRSSYAMGRKAGLAAAVGIALGVQVHVLYTVLGIAVVISQSPALFLAMKVLGAGYLIYLGYQSLTNTRRISLEGEVAHAGVLAALRTGFVTNALNPKTMLFVISAYTQVVRPGSSLAVDFAYGAFMSFAHWAWFSLVALFFSSARLRALMIARQRLVDRVIGLALIGLGLAVAVAGVR; from the coding sequence GTGACCGAACTCATCGCCGTCGCCCTGTTCACCCTCCTGGCCGTCATCAGCCCCGGTGCCGATTTCGCCCTGGTCACCCGCAGCAGCTACGCAATGGGCCGCAAGGCCGGGCTGGCCGCTGCGGTGGGGATTGCCCTGGGCGTGCAGGTGCATGTGCTGTACACGGTGTTGGGGATCGCGGTAGTCATCAGCCAGAGCCCGGCACTGTTCCTTGCCATGAAAGTGCTCGGTGCGGGCTACCTGATCTACCTGGGTTACCAGTCATTGACCAATACCCGTCGGATCAGCCTGGAAGGGGAAGTGGCGCATGCCGGTGTGCTGGCTGCCTTGCGCACCGGCTTCGTGACCAATGCGCTCAACCCCAAGACCATGCTCTTTGTCATCAGCGCCTACACCCAGGTGGTGCGGCCGGGCAGCTCGCTGGCAGTGGACTTCGCCTACGGGGCATTCATGTCGTTCGCTCACTGGGCCTGGTTCAGCCTGGTGGCGTTGTTCTTTTCCAGCGCGCGGTTGCGGGCACTGATGATCGCAAGGCAACGGCTGGTCGATCGCGTGATCGGTCTTGCGCTGATCGGCCTGGGCCTGGCCGTGGCGGTCGCCGGGGTGCGTTGA
- a CDS encoding FecR family protein gives MSPMPATQIQADPQQEALAWFSRLRQPGCDESERQAFGRWCQEPSNARAYAELEACWQQLQVPPTRPRPRLLKVRRSHMGKVFAVLFLLLLGAFAYLYWPLMQRLASELATDVGERRSVRLADGSTLHLDSASAMNVDLRGRTRQLHLVQGQVYVEVVLDGRAMEVQVDDARIQVYGTRLMVARHADHDELVVLDGKAMVMQGGDQRMVSAGERVTFTEARINPLQNVDVKAVDAWRSGQLRAKEMPLGQVIERLASHEGRRVWLMDEQTAYRRVSGDFNLDRPGETLEALAAEQHLQLYDVLGQWLIVRQNRAGPLSF, from the coding sequence ATGAGCCCGATGCCCGCTACGCAGATACAGGCCGATCCTCAGCAGGAAGCACTGGCATGGTTCAGCCGCCTGCGCCAACCCGGCTGCGATGAAAGCGAACGCCAGGCATTCGGCCGTTGGTGCCAGGAGCCGAGCAACGCGCGCGCTTATGCCGAACTGGAAGCGTGCTGGCAGCAGCTTCAGGTGCCCCCGACCCGGCCTCGGCCGCGTTTGCTCAAAGTCCGTCGCAGCCACATGGGCAAGGTATTCGCCGTGCTGTTCCTGCTGCTGCTCGGGGCCTTTGCCTACCTTTACTGGCCGCTGATGCAACGCCTGGCCAGCGAACTGGCCACTGATGTGGGTGAACGACGCAGCGTGCGCCTGGCCGACGGTTCGACGTTGCACCTGGACAGCGCCAGCGCGATGAACGTCGACCTGCGCGGACGCACACGGCAATTGCACCTGGTACAAGGCCAGGTGTACGTGGAGGTGGTGCTCGACGGACGTGCCATGGAGGTTCAGGTCGACGATGCCCGTATCCAGGTCTACGGCACCCGCCTGATGGTGGCACGGCATGCCGACCATGACGAACTGGTGGTGCTCGATGGCAAGGCCATGGTCATGCAGGGCGGCGACCAGCGCATGGTGTCGGCGGGTGAGCGAGTGACCTTCACCGAGGCGCGGATCAACCCGCTGCAGAACGTCGACGTCAAGGCGGTGGATGCCTGGCGCAGCGGCCAGCTGCGTGCCAAGGAAATGCCCTTGGGCCAGGTCATCGAACGCCTGGCCAGCCATGAAGGCCGCCGGGTCTGGTTGATGGATGAACAGACTGCCTATCGACGCGTGAGCGGCGACTTCAACCTCGACCGCCCAGGCGAAACCCTGGAAGCCCTGGCCGCCGAGCAGCATTTGCAGCTGTACGACGTGCTCGGGCAGTGGCTGATCGTGCGCCAGAACCGGGCCGGGCCGCTAAGTTTTTGA
- a CDS encoding MFS transporter, whose amino-acid sequence MAISSTPTTSTGSANPANPLVMRIIAFCALAHLINDLIQSVLPAIYPMLKANYDLSFAQIGMITLTFQITASLLQPWVGFFTDHRPTPNLLPLGTLCTLVGIVMLAFVGSFPMILLASALVGIGSSTFHPETSRIARLASGGRFGLAQSTFQVGGNTGSAFGPLLAAAIVIPFGQTHVAWFGVAALFFFAVTLMLRRWYKEHLNQAKARKAVQATHGISRGRVIAALIVLGLLVFSKYFYMASFTSYFTFYLIEKFDLSVASSQLHLFLFLGAVAAGTFFGGPIGDRIGRKAVIWFSILGVAPFTLALPYADLFWTTVLSVVIGFILASAFSAIVVYAQELVPGSVGMIAGVFFGLMFGFGGIGAALLGYLADLRGIEYVYGLCSFLPLFGLLAVFLPNTGKR is encoded by the coding sequence ATGGCCATCAGCAGCACCCCCACCACCAGCACCGGGTCGGCGAACCCTGCCAATCCGCTGGTGATGCGCATCATCGCGTTCTGCGCCCTGGCGCACCTGATCAACGACCTTATCCAGTCGGTGCTGCCGGCGATCTACCCGATGCTCAAGGCCAATTACGACCTGAGCTTCGCCCAGATCGGCATGATCACCCTGACGTTCCAGATCACCGCCTCGCTGTTGCAGCCGTGGGTTGGCTTCTTCACCGACCACAGGCCGACACCCAACCTGCTGCCGCTTGGCACCCTGTGCACCCTGGTGGGGATCGTCATGCTGGCGTTCGTCGGCAGCTTCCCGATGATTCTGCTGGCCTCGGCGCTGGTCGGCATCGGTTCGTCGACCTTCCACCCAGAGACCTCGCGGATCGCGCGGCTGGCCTCGGGCGGCCGTTTCGGCCTGGCGCAGTCGACCTTCCAGGTGGGCGGCAACACCGGTTCTGCGTTCGGCCCATTGTTGGCGGCGGCCATCGTCATTCCGTTCGGTCAGACCCACGTGGCCTGGTTCGGCGTGGCGGCACTGTTCTTCTTTGCCGTAACCCTGATGCTACGCCGCTGGTACAAGGAACACCTGAACCAGGCCAAGGCGCGCAAGGCCGTGCAGGCCACCCATGGCATTTCGCGTGGGCGGGTGATCGCGGCGCTGATCGTGCTCGGGCTGCTGGTGTTCTCCAAGTACTTCTACATGGCCAGTTTCACCAGCTACTTCACCTTCTACCTGATCGAAAAGTTCGACCTGTCGGTGGCCAGCTCGCAGCTGCATCTGTTCCTGTTCCTGGGCGCGGTGGCGGCGGGCACTTTCTTCGGCGGGCCGATCGGCGACCGTATCGGGCGCAAGGCGGTGATCTGGTTCTCTATCCTTGGCGTGGCGCCGTTCACCCTGGCGCTGCCCTATGCCGACCTGTTCTGGACCACCGTGCTCAGCGTGGTGATCGGCTTCATCCTGGCCTCGGCGTTTTCGGCGATCGTGGTGTATGCACAGGAGCTGGTGCCGGGCAGCGTGGGCATGATCGCCGGGGTCTTCTTCGGGCTGATGTTCGGTTTTGGCGGGATTGGTGCGGCGCTGCTGGGGTACCTGGCTGATTTGCGCGGTATCGAGTACGTGTACGGGTTGTGCTCGTTCCTGCCGTTGTTCGGTTTGTTGGCGGTGTTTCTGCCAAATACCGGTAAGCGCTGA
- a CDS encoding MFS transporter, with the protein MNMRLLAGLLFAVSVVGFSLGASLPLVSLRLHEAGAGTLEIGIISAIPAAGMMLSAFMVDACCRHLTRRTIYLLCFSLCTVSIALLDAAFASLWMLALLRLGLGIGMGIAIILGESWVNELCPDHNRGKIMALYATSFTGFQVLGPALIALIGADSPWIIGVVTIGYGLALLCILLTVPNDHVEHGDEGEKSFGLAGFFRVAPALCVAVLFFSFFDAVVLSLLPVYASSHGFAVAVAALMVTVVFAGDMVFQLPLGWLADRVERTGLHLVCGLVAMAIGIALPWLLQVTWLLWPMLVLLGAVAGGIYTLALVLIGQRFKGQDLVTANASVGLLWGVGSLVGPLVSGAAMDVAPHGLPMALALMAGLFVCFARQSYRRVGKLRAVAD; encoded by the coding sequence ATGAACATGCGTTTGCTGGCGGGCCTTCTGTTCGCCGTGTCGGTGGTGGGCTTCAGCCTGGGGGCCAGCCTGCCGCTGGTGTCGTTGCGCTTGCACGAGGCCGGTGCGGGAACACTGGAAATCGGCATCATTTCGGCCATCCCCGCCGCGGGGATGATGCTTTCGGCGTTCATGGTCGATGCCTGCTGCCGGCACCTGACCCGGCGCACCATCTACCTGCTGTGCTTCAGCCTGTGCACCGTGAGCATCGCCTTGCTCGATGCGGCGTTCGCTTCGCTGTGGATGCTGGCTTTGCTGCGCCTGGGCCTGGGTATCGGCATGGGCATCGCGATCATCCTCGGCGAGTCCTGGGTCAACGAGCTGTGCCCGGACCACAACCGCGGCAAGATCATGGCCCTGTATGCCACCAGCTTCACAGGCTTCCAGGTGCTCGGCCCGGCACTGATCGCGCTGATTGGCGCCGACAGCCCCTGGATCATCGGCGTGGTCACCATCGGCTATGGCCTGGCACTGCTGTGCATCTTGCTGACCGTGCCCAACGACCATGTCGAGCATGGCGATGAGGGTGAGAAAAGCTTCGGCCTGGCGGGTTTCTTCCGTGTGGCGCCGGCGCTGTGCGTGGCGGTGCTGTTCTTCTCGTTCTTTGATGCCGTGGTGCTGTCGCTGCTGCCGGTGTACGCCAGCAGTCATGGCTTTGCCGTGGCCGTGGCGGCCTTGATGGTGACCGTGGTGTTTGCCGGCGACATGGTGTTCCAGCTGCCCCTGGGCTGGCTGGCCGACCGCGTCGAGCGCACGGGGCTGCACCTGGTGTGCGGGCTGGTGGCAATGGCCATCGGCATCGCCCTGCCATGGCTGCTGCAGGTGACCTGGCTGCTGTGGCCGATGCTGGTGCTGCTGGGCGCGGTGGCGGGCGGTATCTACACCCTGGCGCTGGTGTTGATCGGCCAGCGCTTCAAGGGGCAGGACCTGGTCACGGCAAATGCCAGCGTCGGCCTGCTGTGGGGCGTCGGCAGCCTGGTCGGGCCGCTGGTGAGCGGGGCGGCGATGGATGTGGCTCCGCATGGTTTGCCGATGGCGCTGGCGCTGATGGCGGGGCTGTTCGTGTGCTTTGCCCGGCAGTCGTATCGTCGGGTGGGCAAATTGCGGGCGGTTGCTGACTGA
- a CDS encoding TonB-dependent siderophore receptor, producing the protein MIHPCSPRNERLRQAVRAAVFGLGIGAGLALPLAALAAPVSHSQPLDWNIAAGPLAPALDQLARQGGLNLSFDAASLQGKTTQGVQGRHERAEALSILLQGSHVQVQQEGDSSFLLIPAMDADGALELGATSISSDRLGETTEHSGSYTTGAVTIGKTAQSLRHTPQSVTVVTRQRIDDQNITNLTNLLEQTPGVVVNLTDSERVQYYSRGYAIDAIQYDGATVVQSSGGGSFIQSDSAIIDRAEILRGATGMIRGAGNPSGTVNLVRKRPTYEYQADGSVTLGSWDAQRYVADISGPLTETGNVRGRVIAVHDDKDHFQDSRQERKEVFYGVLAFDLDDSTTLTTGLEWTKLDATGAWGNLPADYDGSPLPFGRSTYLGADWNRWNRSNLQTFAELEHRFDNDWKLKLMAQRTHFKLADDGFKQTYFTRATGAANPTNNPYLMSYQVTEGDGGESLQNNLSATLNGPFDLLGRTHELMLGVERIRNDSYASATNFVNSGVFDIREWDPKTSLANPDIDITAHPVRTRTTQEGAYATWRISLADPLTAIIGARANWYDYEQENNTSSGGKFGVDNKIVPYAALIYDLNDNFSTYASYTEIFNPQTSTDISGSVLQPVEGEAYETGIKGEFYDGRLNASLAFFRIYQVGNAIDDIASGQPCGGNTGYCKIAAGKNRSQGFELEVSGEVLPGWNVTGGYTYNTTEYLNDPTNQGNAIRTTDPKRLLKLFTSYRLPGELDNWTIGAGVQAQSAIYSRAASNARGVNPGAEASQSGYAVYNAMVNYRFNDNYSLQLNANNLFDKQYYRQVAPTPTGYYWGDPRNVSVTLRGTF; encoded by the coding sequence ATGATTCACCCATGTTCTCCCCGCAACGAGCGGCTGCGCCAAGCCGTGCGCGCCGCCGTGTTCGGCCTTGGCATAGGCGCAGGCCTGGCCCTTCCGCTGGCGGCACTGGCGGCGCCGGTCAGCCACAGCCAGCCATTGGACTGGAACATTGCGGCCGGCCCGCTGGCACCCGCACTGGACCAGCTCGCACGCCAGGGCGGGCTGAACCTGTCGTTCGATGCCGCCAGCCTGCAAGGCAAGACCACCCAGGGCGTGCAGGGCCGCCATGAGCGTGCCGAGGCGCTGTCGATCCTGCTGCAAGGCAGCCATGTGCAGGTACAGCAGGAAGGTGACAGCAGCTTCCTGCTGATCCCGGCCATGGACGCGGACGGTGCGCTGGAACTGGGGGCTACCAGCATTTCCAGCGATCGGCTGGGCGAGACCACCGAGCACAGCGGCTCGTACACCACCGGCGCAGTCACCATTGGCAAGACCGCGCAAAGCCTTCGCCACACGCCGCAATCGGTCACCGTGGTCACCCGCCAGCGCATCGACGACCAGAACATCACCAACCTGACCAACCTGCTGGAGCAGACCCCTGGCGTGGTAGTGAACCTGACCGACAGCGAGCGAGTGCAGTATTACTCGCGCGGGTATGCTATCGATGCCATCCAGTATGACGGTGCCACGGTGGTGCAGAGCAGCGGTGGCGGTTCGTTCATCCAGAGCGATTCGGCGATCATCGACCGCGCCGAGATCCTGCGCGGTGCCACCGGCATGATTCGCGGCGCCGGCAACCCGTCGGGCACGGTCAACCTGGTGCGCAAGCGCCCGACCTATGAATACCAGGCTGACGGCAGCGTTACCTTGGGGTCGTGGGACGCCCAGCGCTACGTGGCGGACATTTCCGGCCCGCTGACCGAAACCGGCAACGTACGTGGCCGGGTGATTGCCGTGCACGATGACAAGGACCACTTCCAGGACTCGCGCCAGGAGCGCAAGGAAGTGTTCTACGGCGTGCTGGCCTTCGACCTCGACGACAGCACCACCCTGACCACTGGCCTGGAGTGGACCAAGCTCGACGCCACCGGCGCCTGGGGCAACCTGCCCGCCGACTACGATGGCTCGCCCCTGCCGTTTGGCCGCAGCACTTACCTGGGTGCTGACTGGAACCGTTGGAACCGCAGCAACCTGCAGACCTTCGCCGAGCTCGAGCACCGCTTCGACAACGACTGGAAGCTCAAGCTGATGGCCCAGCGTACCCATTTCAAGCTAGCCGACGACGGTTTCAAGCAGACCTACTTCACCCGGGCCACGGGGGCCGCCAACCCGACCAACAACCCGTACCTGATGAGCTACCAGGTCACCGAGGGCGATGGCGGCGAAAGCCTGCAGAACAACTTGAGCGCGACCCTCAACGGGCCGTTCGACCTGCTCGGTCGTACCCATGAACTGATGCTGGGCGTGGAACGCATCCGCAACGACTCCTACGCCTCGGCCACCAACTTCGTCAATTCGGGCGTATTCGACATCCGCGAGTGGGACCCGAAGACCAGCCTGGCCAATCCGGACATCGACATCACCGCCCACCCGGTACGTACCCGCACCACCCAGGAGGGCGCCTATGCCACCTGGCGCATCTCGCTGGCCGACCCGCTGACCGCGATCATCGGCGCACGGGCCAACTGGTATGACTACGAGCAGGAAAACAACACCAGCAGTGGCGGCAAGTTCGGCGTCGACAACAAGATCGTGCCGTATGCCGCGCTGATCTACGACCTCAACGACAACTTCAGCACCTATGCCAGCTACACCGAGATCTTCAACCCACAGACCTCGACCGATATCAGCGGTTCGGTGCTCCAGCCGGTCGAGGGTGAAGCCTACGAAACCGGGATCAAGGGCGAATTCTACGACGGGCGCCTGAACGCCTCGCTGGCGTTCTTCCGCATCTATCAGGTCGGCAACGCCATCGACGACATTGCCAGCGGCCAACCCTGTGGCGGCAACACCGGCTACTGCAAGATTGCCGCGGGCAAGAACCGCAGCCAGGGCTTCGAGCTGGAGGTGTCCGGTGAAGTGCTGCCGGGCTGGAACGTCACCGGCGGCTATACCTACAACACGACCGAGTACCTCAACGACCCGACCAACCAGGGCAATGCGATCCGCACCACCGACCCCAAGCGCCTGCTCAAGCTGTTCACCAGCTACCGGCTGCCGGGCGAGCTCGACAACTGGACCATAGGCGCTGGCGTGCAGGCGCAGAGCGCGATCTATTCACGGGCGGCAAGCAACGCACGCGGGGTCAACCCGGGGGCCGAGGCCAGCCAGTCGGGGTATGCGGTGTACAACGCCATGGTCAACTACCGCTTCAACGACAACTACTCGTTGCAGCTGAACGCCAACAACCTGTTCGACAAACAGTACTACCGCCAGGTGGCGCCGACGCCGACCGGGTATTACTGGGGTGATCCGCGCAACGTCTCGGTGACCCTGCGCGGGACCTTCTGA
- a CDS encoding FecR domain-containing protein gives MPSSERAPAQAQVDQAIEWLVKLRFDTPNPVTERQFQQWLAGHPHNAMAWQRVSGLSDELAGLPSALSRRTLEGSERQRISRRDQLRLLAVLAVGGSLGWAAREPLGLPAMMADSSTGTGERRQLQGSDGSRIQLNTASAIDLRYSAELRELTLVRGEVSLDSNASDNRPFRINTRLGVLGTRNGQLLLRENDQGLLLAVRRGDVTLFPYSPSPRQVQAGETLQVSTNHDYQLASLHSDPWGWTEGVLSVQQMPLGEFVAELARYRPGLLRCSPQVAGLKVSGTYQLSDTERILHLLARSLPVRIDSRTRYWVSISAA, from the coding sequence ATGCCGAGCTCTGAACGCGCGCCCGCACAGGCCCAGGTCGACCAGGCCATCGAGTGGCTGGTCAAGCTGCGCTTCGATACCCCGAACCCGGTTACCGAGCGACAATTCCAGCAATGGCTGGCTGGCCACCCGCACAACGCCATGGCCTGGCAACGGGTCAGCGGCCTCAGCGACGAGCTGGCCGGGCTGCCCAGCGCGCTGAGCCGGCGCACCCTGGAGGGCAGCGAGCGCCAGCGCATCAGCCGTCGTGACCAGCTCAGGCTGCTGGCCGTGCTGGCCGTGGGTGGCAGCCTCGGCTGGGCCGCACGCGAGCCGCTGGGGCTGCCTGCAATGATGGCCGACAGCAGCACCGGCACCGGCGAGCGCCGCCAGTTGCAGGGCAGTGATGGCAGCCGTATCCAGCTCAACACCGCCAGTGCCATCGACCTGCGCTACAGCGCCGAACTGCGCGAGCTGACCTTGGTGCGCGGCGAGGTCAGCCTGGACAGCAACGCCAGCGACAACCGTCCGTTCCGCATCAATACCCGCCTCGGCGTGCTCGGCACCCGCAACGGCCAGTTGCTGCTGCGCGAGAATGACCAGGGCCTGCTGCTGGCCGTGCGCCGTGGCGATGTCACGCTGTTCCCCTACTCCCCCTCGCCACGCCAGGTGCAGGCCGGTGAGACCCTGCAGGTATCGACGAACCATGACTACCAGCTCGCCAGCCTGCACAGCGACCCGTGGGGCTGGACCGAGGGCGTGCTCAGCGTGCAGCAGATGCCACTTGGCGAGTTCGTTGCCGAACTGGCGCGCTACCGCCCGGGTTTGCTGCGCTGCTCGCCGCAAGTGGCCGGGCTGAAAGTGTCCGGTACCTACCAGCTGAGCGACACCGAACGCATCCTCCACCTGCTGGCGCGCAGCCTGCCGGTGCGCATCGACTCCCGCACCCGTTACTGGGTCAGCATCAGCGCCGCGTGA
- a CDS encoding sigma-70 family RNA polymerase sigma factor, with the protein MQINDTLKPAEVALLYQSHHAWLRGWLRSRVGCQEHAADLAQDTFVRLLRARQVSPLKEPRAYLSSIARGLMIDQFRRRALERAYQQSLALLPEGEVPSEEHRLLILDTLERLDRALHQLRPRTRQAFLLAQLDGLSIPQIALRLEVSRATVERDLAKALGVCYRLRYAEL; encoded by the coding sequence ATGCAGATCAACGACACGCTCAAGCCGGCCGAGGTCGCCCTGCTCTATCAATCCCATCACGCCTGGTTGCGTGGCTGGCTGCGCAGCCGGGTCGGCTGCCAGGAGCATGCTGCCGATCTGGCGCAAGACACGTTCGTCCGCCTGCTGCGCGCGCGCCAGGTGTCGCCGCTGAAAGAACCGCGCGCCTACCTGAGCAGCATCGCCCGCGGGCTGATGATCGACCAGTTCCGCCGCCGTGCGCTGGAACGCGCCTACCAGCAAAGCCTGGCGCTGCTGCCCGAGGGCGAAGTGCCCAGCGAGGAACACCGGCTGCTCATCCTCGATACCCTCGAACGCCTCGACCGTGCCCTGCACCAGCTCAGGCCGCGTACCCGCCAGGCCTTCCTGCTGGCCCAGCTCGACGGCCTGAGCATCCCACAGATTGCGCTGCGCCTTGAGGTCTCGCGGGCCACCGTCGAGCGCGACCTGGCCAAGGCCCTGGGCGTCTGCTACCGGTTGCGCTATGCCGAGCTCTGA
- a CDS encoding DNA-3-methyladenine glycosylase family protein: MILADLSPNAYRAAADHLAALDPDWARHIQAIGPCLHQATPGREPYEALVRAIAYQQLHARAAEAILGRLLALFPDQAFPAPEQLLAVSPEVMRECGFSASKLATIHGIAQASLEGVVPSRDEALGLADDALIERLVALRGVGRWTVEMLLIYSLERSDILPVDDFGVREGYRRLKGLEKAPTPAQMRSLGGGWSPYRTVAAWYLWRA; encoded by the coding sequence ATGATCCTCGCCGACCTTTCGCCCAACGCCTACCGCGCAGCCGCTGACCACCTGGCTGCGCTGGACCCGGACTGGGCGCGGCACATTCAGGCGATCGGGCCTTGCCTGCATCAGGCGACGCCAGGGCGTGAACCTTATGAAGCGTTGGTGCGGGCGATTGCCTATCAGCAGCTGCATGCGCGGGCGGCCGAGGCGATTCTCGGGCGGTTGCTGGCGCTGTTCCCCGACCAGGCGTTTCCGGCGCCCGAACAACTGCTGGCGGTCAGCCCCGAGGTCATGCGCGAGTGCGGTTTTTCGGCGAGCAAGCTGGCGACCATTCACGGCATTGCCCAAGCCAGCCTTGAGGGTGTGGTACCAAGCCGGGACGAGGCGTTGGGCCTTGCCGATGATGCCTTGATAGAGCGCCTGGTAGCCTTGCGCGGGGTAGGTCGCTGGACAGTCGAAATGCTGTTGATCTATAGCCTGGAGCGCTCGGACATCCTGCCGGTGGATGATTTTGGCGTACGCGAGGGGTATCGCAGGTTGAAGGGGTTGGAGAAGGCGCCGACGCCAGCGCAGATGCGCTCGCTCGGTGGTGGCTGGAGCCCATACAGGACTGTGGCTGCCTGGTATTTGTGGCGGGCCTGA
- the ada gene encoding bifunctional DNA-binding transcriptional regulator/O6-methylguanine-DNA methyltransferase Ada: MKAFTTDPQRWQAVEARDTSAAGHFVYAVRTTGVYCNPGCKSRMAKRENVEFFNDPASAEAAGYRACRRCMAKPDDNRRAELVARACRLLESSDTPPSLDQLGRQLAVSPFHLHRLFKAETGLTPKAYASAFRARRLRERLGDGQRSVTDAIYDAGYNSNSRFYESADQRLGMRPRDFRAGGTGASIHFAIGQCFLGAILVAQSEKGICAILLGDEPEILLEQLQDQFPKARLIGGDADYERLVAEVVGFVETPGLGLDLPLDVQGTAFQERVWQALREVPVGSRVSYTDIAERIGAPKAVRAVAMACAANHIAVAIPCHRVVRRDGDISGYRWGVERKRQLLARETALS; encoded by the coding sequence ATGAAAGCCTTCACAACCGACCCCCAACGCTGGCAAGCCGTCGAGGCCCGTGACACTTCTGCCGCCGGCCACTTCGTCTACGCCGTGCGCACCACCGGTGTTTACTGCAATCCCGGCTGCAAATCGCGCATGGCCAAGCGTGAAAACGTCGAGTTCTTCAACGACCCCGCCAGCGCCGAAGCCGCCGGTTACCGAGCCTGCCGCCGTTGCATGGCGAAACCGGATGATAACCGTCGCGCCGAACTGGTCGCCCGCGCCTGTCGCCTGCTGGAAAGCAGCGATACCCCGCCCAGCCTTGACCAGCTCGGCAGGCAACTGGCTGTCAGCCCCTTCCACCTGCATCGCCTGTTCAAGGCCGAAACCGGTCTCACGCCCAAGGCCTACGCCAGTGCTTTCCGTGCCCGGCGCCTGCGCGAGCGGCTGGGTGATGGGCAACGTTCGGTAACCGATGCCATCTACGATGCCGGCTACAACTCCAACAGCCGCTTCTACGAAAGCGCCGACCAGCGCCTGGGCATGCGCCCCCGCGATTTTCGGGCAGGCGGTACGGGGGCGAGCATCCACTTCGCCATTGGCCAGTGTTTCCTGGGCGCGATCCTGGTGGCCCAGAGCGAGAAGGGCATCTGCGCGATTCTGCTCGGTGATGAGCCCGAGATACTGCTCGAACAGTTGCAGGACCAGTTCCCCAAGGCTCGCCTGATCGGCGGCGATGCCGACTATGAGCGCCTGGTCGCCGAGGTTGTCGGCTTTGTCGAGACGCCGGGCCTGGGGCTGGACCTGCCGCTGGATGTCCAGGGCACAGCCTTTCAGGAGCGGGTCTGGCAGGCCTTGCGCGAGGTGCCGGTGGGCAGCCGGGTCAGCTATACCGACATCGCCGAGCGCATCGGCGCCCCCAAGGCGGTGCGTGCCGTGGCCATGGCCTGCGCGGCCAATCACATTGCCGTGGCCATCCCTTGCCACCGTGTGGTGCGCCGTGACGGTGATATCAGCGGCTATCGCTGGGGCGTGGAGCGCAAACGGCAGCTGCTGGCGCGAGAAACGGCACTCTCCTGA